The segment GCCGTCCTTCTTGAACGCAGGTTTCATCTGCGCCAGCTGTTCCAGGGTGGTGGCCCGCGGGTGTTCGTCCTGACTGAACATCACACTGCCCTTGCGACTGCGTACCTCAACTGCGGCGATCTGACTGTCGAAGTACCCCTGGGCGATGGCGCGCGCTGCGCGCTGCTGGTCTTCAAATGCCAGGGCATCCTGGGTCTGGCGGCTGATGCTGTTGCGCTGGGCGATGTTCTCGGCGGTGACGCCCATATGAATGCCGTGGAACGGGTCGTGCAGAATGCCGAGCATGTAATCGAGCATCTGCCCATCCCCCATGCGCGCCCCCCAACGGGCAGCAGGCAGCAGGTACGGGCCGCGACTCATGGCTTCGGCTCCGGCGCCAATGGCAAATTCGGCATCGCCGAGCATCAGGGTGTGGGCGGCCGAAATAATGGCCTGCAAGCCGGAGCCGCAGAGGCGATTGACGTTATAGGCCGGAGTTTCTTTGGGGATCCCGGCATTGATCGCGGCGACTCGCGCCAGGTAGGCATCCTGGGGCTCGGTTGGAATCACGTTGCCCATCACCACGTGGCCGATGCGCTCGGGATCGACCTGGCTGCTCAGCAACGCAGCTTTTACGGCGGTGGTGGCCAGGTCGGCCAGAGGCACGTCCTTGAGGGCGCCACCAAACGTACCAATGGCCGTTCGCTGGGCGCTGAGGATGAAAATGTCAGGAGCTTGCATGGCGGATCCTTGTTGTTTTAGTGGGCCAAATGCGCTGGATTATTTCACTGGGCTGCTTAGTGGAGCGTCGTCCGTTTGAAGGGGCCGGGTGTCGACCTGGCCATCCAGAAGGGTCATGAAGGCATGGGCCGCATTGGACAGGGTTCGCTCCGTATGCAGGATATAACCCAGCTGGCGCGTCAACTGGATGCCGGGCAAGGCAATCGATGCCACTTGCTCGTCGAGCATGGTGCGCGGCAGTACGCTCCAGGCCAGCCCGATGGAGACCATCATTTTGATGGTTTCCAGGTAGTTGGTGCTCATGGCGATATTGGGGGTAAGGCCCTGGGCTTCAAACAGGCGATGGACAATATGGTGGGTGAAGGTATTGCCGCCAGGGAACACCGCCGGATGACGCGCGATATCCGCCATGCTGACCGCCTTTTTCCGGGTCAGGCTGTGCTCGGGGGCGACCACGAAGTCCAGCGGATCATCCCATACGGGGACGGCCCGAATCAGCGAGTGAGGTTCCGGTGCGAGGGTGATCACGGCCAGTTCGGCGCGGCCATGGAGAATTTCGTCATAGGCCACCTCTGAATCCAGGAACTGAATGTCCAGCGCGACTTTGGGATAGGTGCGGGTGAACTCGCGCAGCAAAGGCGGCAGGCGGTGCAGGCCAATGTGATGGCTGGTGGCCAGGGTCAGACGCCCGCTGACCTCACCATTGAGGTTGTTCAGCGCCCTGCGGGTGTCATCCAGCACGTTGAGAATCTGATAGGCCCGTGGCAGTAATGCCCGTCCCGCCTCGGTCAGGCTGACCTCACGCCCCAGCCGGTCGAACAGCCTGAGCTTGAGTTGCTGCTCGATACTGGCGATGCGTTTACTGATGGCGGGCTGGGTCAGGAACAGCCGTTCGGCGGCCCCGGAAAAGCTGCCGGTTTCAGCAATGGCAATAAAGGCATTGAGATTCGCGAGATCCATCTATTCGAATTCCTGTTGGTTATCCAAAGCATGAAAATTATGAATTTGAGTTATTAACTGTAACCCCATAGGATCGACCTCACAAGCCAAGTGGTTATTGGCACAGAAAAGTAGCTGATGAGGAAACCGTCTGATGGCCGGCAAAACGCTCTACGACAAGCTCTGGGATTCGCATTTGGTCAAGCAGCGCGACGATGGTTCGGCGCTGATCTATATCGACCGTCACATCATTCATGAAGTGACGTCGCCGCAGGCCTTTGAAGGTCTGCGTCTGGCCGGGCGCAAGCCTTGGCGCATCGATGCCAACATCGCCACCCCGGACCACAACGTACCGACCACGCCGGAACGCAAAGGCGGGATCGAAGCGATTGCTGACGAAGTTTCCCGTTTGCAGGTCCAGACCCTCGACGACAACTGCGACGAGTACGGCATTACCGAGTTCAAGATGAACGACGTGCGCCAGGGCATCGTTCACGTGATCGGCCCGGAGCAGGGCGCCACCTTGCCGGGCATGACCGTGGTCTGCGGCGACTCGCACACCTCGACCCACGGTGCATTCGGTGCATTGGCCCATGGCATCGGCACCTCCGAGGT is part of the Pseudomonas sp. ML2-2023-3 genome and harbors:
- a CDS encoding LysR family transcriptional regulator; the encoded protein is MDLANLNAFIAIAETGSFSGAAERLFLTQPAISKRIASIEQQLKLRLFDRLGREVSLTEAGRALLPRAYQILNVLDDTRRALNNLNGEVSGRLTLATSHHIGLHRLPPLLREFTRTYPKVALDIQFLDSEVAYDEILHGRAELAVITLAPEPHSLIRAVPVWDDPLDFVVAPEHSLTRKKAVSMADIARHPAVFPGGNTFTHHIVHRLFEAQGLTPNIAMSTNYLETIKMMVSIGLAWSVLPRTMLDEQVASIALPGIQLTRQLGYILHTERTLSNAAHAFMTLLDGQVDTRPLQTDDAPLSSPVK
- a CDS encoding acetyl-CoA C-acyltransferase family protein, with the protein product MQAPDIFILSAQRTAIGTFGGALKDVPLADLATTAVKAALLSSQVDPERIGHVVMGNVIPTEPQDAYLARVAAINAGIPKETPAYNVNRLCGSGLQAIISAAHTLMLGDAEFAIGAGAEAMSRGPYLLPAARWGARMGDGQMLDYMLGILHDPFHGIHMGVTAENIAQRNSISRQTQDALAFEDQQRAARAIAQGYFDSQIAAVEVRSRKGSVMFSQDEHPRATTLEQLAQMKPAFKKDGSVTAGNASGLNDGAAALVLASGAAVQAGNLTPMARLVAYAHAGVEPELMGLGPIPATRLALKRAGLSIEDMDVIEANIAFAAQACAVMQELDMDPAKVNPNGSGIALGHPVGATGAIIATKAIHELHRIKGRYALATMCIGGGQGIAVIFERV